A window of the Acidobacteriota bacterium genome harbors these coding sequences:
- a CDS encoding heavy metal-responsive transcriptional regulator: MRISQVATQAAVNIQTVRLYERLGLLKAPPRTPSGYRNYSQAAVEMIRFIKDAQELGFTLREIKQLIALRDPARFTTAEAAEITRVKIREIENKIARLTQMRDALVLSAANCHCDDHAEACVLVKLKITK; the protein is encoded by the coding sequence ATGAGAATCTCACAGGTAGCAACACAGGCAGCCGTAAACATTCAAACCGTGCGTTTGTATGAACGGCTCGGTCTATTGAAAGCGCCGCCAAGGACGCCATCCGGCTATCGCAATTATTCGCAAGCGGCGGTCGAGATGATTCGCTTTATCAAAGACGCGCAGGAACTTGGATTTACCTTGCGGGAGATTAAACAATTGATTGCCTTGCGCGACCCCGCGCGGTTTACAACTGCCGAAGCCGCCGAAATCACCCGCGTTAAAATTCGCGAAATCGAAAACAAAATTGCGCGGCTCACACAGATGCGCGACGCGCTTGTCCTAAGCGCCGCCAATTGTCATTGCGATGACCATGCCGAAGCCTGTGTGCTCGTCAAACTAAAAATCACAAAGTGA
- the priA gene encoding primosomal protein N', producing the protein MCVTRHLARHRVQCTAMFAEVAVPVFIRQTFTYRLPGDMARRAQIGCRVVVPFNKKLLTGFIVALPENLEGEYPTMEIRDVEELIDETPVIEREMLALTRWMSDYYYAAWGECIRAALPAGAAVATEQMLTITDAGRSELANFSGGFAWSSTKHQALELLFNLGTLNVKELERQLPKTQVASLVRTLRHAGLVSITQRAGESRLKPKMQNAVRLKSLESGVRCPVSEESRQQAAGSRQFEDSGFRIQDSAPTDLINGNGHQTNDAPVSSEPTTPKSNDDSAKKGRKRTPDSRLQTPDSTAKPITEQQQRVIALLEETDEAIALSELLEQAQVSSSVVRTLEKRGIVEVFAREVRRDPLAHIKSQQLSLVTLNDEQQEALDKILKQIHARQYGTFLLHGVTGSGKTEIYIRAMLEATRQGLGALMLIPEIALTPMFSRRLRAHFGDAVAILHSSLSDGERMDEWRRIKEGEARVVIGTRSAVFAPIENLGVIIIDEEHETTYKQDESPRYHGRDTAIMRAVHNQAVVVIGSATPSLESFHNAHIGKYTYIRLQTRYGNRPLADVQTVDMREVFKKYGKQQTFSDELKQAISETFERKEQAIILLNRRGYSSFALCRTCGEALKCINCDVTLTYHRYNTSLICHYCNYMRPAPKTCPHCDGQYIQYVGEGTEQIEAKLKEMFPEMSIARVDRDTTRKRGSLEHLLMEFSSGAIDLLVGTQILAKGHDFHNVTLVGVISVDVGLSLPDFRSAERTFQLLTQVAGRAGRGSLPGRVIIQTYHPENYALQCAKAQDYEEFYLREISFRRSMHYPPFMALININVRDKDFERANAAAMDLSRELREVAKDGSLRILGPAPAPIARIKGDHRFQILIKARSRKRAREALDFAMHRVINAGHNPRCFSVEVDPISLM; encoded by the coding sequence ATGTGTGTCACTCGTCACCTTGCAAGGCATCGTGTACAATGCACGGCGATGTTTGCAGAAGTCGCTGTCCCGGTTTTCATTCGTCAAACCTTTACCTATCGCCTGCCCGGTGATATGGCGCGGCGCGCCCAAATCGGCTGTCGCGTCGTGGTTCCCTTCAATAAAAAATTACTCACCGGATTCATCGTCGCTTTGCCCGAAAATCTCGAAGGCGAATATCCCACAATGGAAATTCGCGATGTCGAAGAGTTGATTGACGAAACCCCGGTTATCGAACGCGAGATGCTCGCGCTCACCCGTTGGATGAGCGATTATTACTATGCCGCGTGGGGCGAATGCATTCGCGCTGCACTGCCCGCTGGCGCAGCGGTTGCTACCGAACAGATGCTCACCATCACCGATGCCGGACGCAGCGAACTCGCCAATTTTTCCGGCGGCTTCGCGTGGTCTTCAACCAAACATCAAGCCCTTGAACTCCTATTCAATCTCGGCACCTTGAATGTCAAAGAACTCGAACGTCAACTGCCGAAAACCCAGGTCGCCTCCCTGGTTCGCACGCTGCGTCACGCGGGACTCGTAAGCATTACGCAACGCGCCGGCGAGTCCAGACTGAAACCGAAAATGCAGAATGCGGTACGATTAAAAAGTCTGGAGTCTGGAGTCCGGTGTCCGGTGTCGGAAGAGAGCAGGCAGCAGGCAGCAGGCAGTCGGCAGTTTGAGGATTCAGGATTCAGGATTCAGGATTCAGCACCTACTGATTTAATCAATGGCAATGGTCATCAGACGAATGATGCACCGGTTTCAAGTGAACCGACGACGCCAAAATCAAACGACGACTCAGCGAAAAAAGGTCGCAAGCGGACTCCAGACTCCAGACTCCAGACTCCAGACTCGACGGCGAAGCCGATAACCGAACAACAACAACGGGTCATCGCTTTGCTTGAAGAGACCGACGAAGCGATTGCCCTCAGTGAACTCTTGGAACAGGCACAGGTTTCTTCATCAGTTGTTCGCACATTGGAAAAACGCGGCATCGTCGAGGTCTTTGCCCGCGAAGTGCGCCGCGACCCGCTCGCCCATATTAAAAGTCAACAACTCTCGCTCGTCACGCTTAACGATGAACAGCAAGAGGCGCTTGATAAGATTCTCAAACAGATTCACGCGCGCCAGTATGGAACTTTTCTTTTGCACGGCGTCACCGGCAGCGGCAAAACCGAAATCTACATTCGCGCTATGCTTGAAGCCACTCGTCAAGGACTCGGGGCATTGATGCTGATTCCTGAGATTGCATTGACGCCGATGTTTTCACGAAGACTGCGCGCGCATTTTGGCGATGCGGTTGCCATTTTGCATTCGAGTTTGTCTGATGGCGAACGCATGGATGAATGGCGGCGCATTAAAGAAGGCGAAGCCCGCGTCGTCATCGGCACGCGCTCGGCGGTCTTTGCGCCGATTGAAAACCTGGGCGTCATCATCATCGACGAAGAACACGAAACCACTTACAAACAGGACGAATCGCCGCGCTATCACGGGCGCGACACCGCGATAATGCGCGCTGTGCATAACCAGGCTGTCGTGGTCATTGGTTCGGCAACCCCTTCGCTTGAATCGTTTCATAACGCGCACATCGGCAAATACACCTACATTCGCTTGCAGACGCGCTATGGCAATCGTCCGCTTGCCGATGTGCAGACCGTCGATATGCGCGAGGTATTTAAAAAATACGGCAAGCAGCAGACCTTTTCCGATGAACTCAAACAGGCGATTAGTGAAACCTTTGAACGCAAAGAGCAGGCGATTATTTTGCTCAATCGTCGCGGCTATTCATCGTTTGCGTTGTGCCGCACTTGTGGCGAAGCCTTGAAATGTATCAACTGTGATGTGACGCTCACCTATCATCGCTACAACACCAGTTTGATTTGTCATTATTGCAATTATATGCGACCGGCGCCGAAAACCTGTCCGCATTGCGACGGGCAATACATTCAATATGTCGGCGAAGGCACAGAGCAAATCGAAGCCAAATTGAAAGAGATGTTTCCTGAAATGAGCATCGCGCGCGTAGACCGCGACACCACGCGCAAACGCGGCAGCCTCGAACATCTGCTCATGGAATTTTCTTCGGGGGCGATTGATCTGCTGGTCGGCACGCAGATACTCGCCAAAGGTCATGACTTTCATAATGTGACTTTGGTTGGGGTGATTTCGGTTGATGTCGGTTTGTCCTTGCCGGATTTTCGTTCGGCGGAACGGACGTTTCAATTGCTCACCCAGGTGGCAGGTCGCGCCGGTCGCGGAAGCCTTCCGGGTCGCGTGATTATTCAAACTTACCATCCCGAAAATTACGCCCTGCAATGCGCCAAGGCGCAGGATTACGAAGAGTTTTATTTGCGCGAAATCAGTTTTCGCCGGTCGATGCACTACCCGCCGTTTATGGCGCTCATAAATATCAACGTGCGCGATAAGGATTTTGAGCGCGCCAACGCGGCGGCGATGGATTTATCGCGGGAGTTGCGCGAAGTCGCAAAAGACGGAAGCCTGAGAATTTTAGGTCCCGCGCCCGCGCCGATTGCCCGCATCAAAGGCGACCACCGCTTTCAGATTTTAATCAAAGCCCGCAGCCGCAAACGCGCCCGCGAAGCTTTGGATTTCGCCATGCATCGGGTGATAAATGCCGGTCACAACCCGCGCTGCTTTTCCGTCGAAGTCGACCCCATCAGTTTGATGTGA
- a CDS encoding amino acid permease gives MIETKSTQAGLKRQLSLVSAMALVVGEVIAVGIFLTPADMAKSLGSPMWILVVWLVMGGMALSGALCYGELAARFPAAGGGYVYLREAYGTGLAFVYGWKCFLVMDPGLSAALASGMAGYIGYVSNLSPFSAKLVAIALIVAFSIANIFGLKVSGLLMRWLTFLKLGLLTFIILWGFGKRLGDWSNFNPFIAQREGSTPLIGALAGGLVAAFFSFGGWWDVSKLAGEVREPARVLPRAFAYGVSIVTLVYLLTSAVFIYLVPIERATSGETFAAQAGEVLFGSAGGQIFSIIVIVSVSGSLLAVMMTAPRVYYAMARDGLFLSTAAQLHPRFHTPVRAIILQAALASLLVALGSFNQIVAYFVFVTVGFILLTVAAVFKLRKTPQKEKTFQTPLYPLTPIVFLALGAILLVLLAANNPVQALAGVAVVALGAPVYFLFFRKNVSTMVSLKEEEN, from the coding sequence GTGATTGAAACCAAATCAACACAAGCGGGATTGAAGAGACAACTCAGCCTCGTATCGGCAATGGCTCTGGTTGTCGGCGAAGTCATTGCAGTTGGCATCTTTCTTACGCCTGCGGACATGGCGAAATCTTTGGGGTCGCCGATGTGGATTCTGGTGGTCTGGTTAGTGATGGGCGGCATGGCATTAAGCGGCGCGCTCTGTTACGGCGAACTCGCGGCGCGTTTTCCTGCGGCAGGTGGCGGCTATGTTTACCTGCGCGAAGCTTACGGGACGGGACTTGCGTTTGTTTACGGTTGGAAATGTTTTCTGGTGATGGACCCGGGGCTGAGCGCTGCGCTCGCCAGCGGCATGGCAGGTTATATCGGTTATGTCAGTAACCTCTCTCCTTTTTCTGCAAAACTTGTAGCGATTGCCCTCATCGTGGCTTTTTCGATTGCCAATATTTTCGGATTAAAAGTGAGCGGCTTGCTCATGCGCTGGCTTACCTTTCTCAAACTGGGTTTACTCACTTTCATCATTTTATGGGGCTTCGGCAAACGTCTGGGCGACTGGTCAAACTTCAATCCATTCATCGCGCAACGCGAAGGCTCGACGCCGCTCATTGGCGCGCTTGCAGGCGGCTTGGTCGCGGCGTTCTTTTCATTCGGTGGTTGGTGGGATGTCAGCAAACTTGCGGGCGAAGTGCGCGAACCTGCCCGCGTGTTGCCGCGAGCTTTCGCTTATGGTGTCAGCATCGTCACGCTGGTTTACCTATTGACGAGTGCCGTGTTCATTTATCTGGTGCCGATTGAGCGGGCGACTTCCGGCGAAACCTTTGCGGCGCAGGCGGGAGAGGTTTTATTCGGCAGTGCCGGTGGACAAATTTTTTCAATCATCGTCATTGTTTCGGTTTCAGGCAGTCTGCTTGCGGTGATGATGACTGCGCCGCGCGTCTATTATGCGATGGCGCGTGACGGGCTGTTTTTATCAACGGCGGCGCAACTGCATCCGCGATTTCATACGCCGGTTCGCGCCATCATTTTGCAGGCGGCGCTTGCATCGCTACTTGTAGCACTCGGCTCGTTCAATCAAATCGTCGCCTATTTTGTTTTTGTGACCGTCGGGTTTATTTTGTTGACCGTCGCAGCGGTGTTTAAATTGCGAAAGACGCCTCAAAAAGAAAAGACCTTTCAAACGCCGCTCTACCCGTTGACGCCGATTGTTTTTCTCGCGCTCGGCGCTATCCTGCTGGTTTTACTTGCTGCCAATAATCCGGTGCAGGCGCTTGCAGGCGTAGCGGTGGTGGCGCTTGGCGCGCCCGTCTATTTCCTGTTCTTTCGCAAAAATGTATCTACGATGGTGAGTCTAAAAGAGGAGGAAAATTAA
- a CDS encoding cupin domain-containing protein, with the protein MQEKKATWYRWEDLPKEPLTETLSRRLICSERMMLAHVYLDKGSIVPKHSHENEQITYILKGALRFWFGENGEEVIDVRAGEVLTIPSHLPHRAEALEDTLDVDIFCPPRQDWLDKTDDYLRQK; encoded by the coding sequence ATGCAAGAGAAAAAAGCCACCTGGTACAGATGGGAAGACCTGCCAAAAGAGCCATTAACCGAAACCCTGTCGCGCCGTTTGATTTGCAGCGAGCGCATGATGCTCGCCCACGTTTACCTCGATAAAGGCAGCATCGTTCCCAAACATTCACATGAAAACGAACAGATTACTTATATCCTCAAAGGCGCACTCAGATTCTGGTTCGGCGAAAATGGCGAAGAGGTGATTGATGTGCGCGCCGGTGAAGTGCTTACTATTCCTTCGCATCTGCCGCATCGAGCCGAAGCATTGGAAGATACCCTCGATGTAGATATTTTCTGTCCGCCGCGTCAGGATTGGCTCGATAAAACCGATGATTATCTGAGGCAGAAATAA
- a CDS encoding DUF3303 family protein, which translates to MLYMVVEKFKPGAAVELYRRATTQGRMLPDGLAYVASWVDLKFNTCFQLMETDNENLFDEWIRHWQDLAEFEIVAVRTSAEAFEVIAPRL; encoded by the coding sequence ATGCTTTATATGGTTGTTGAAAAATTTAAGCCGGGTGCGGCGGTTGAACTGTATCGTCGCGCAACTACGCAGGGGCGAATGTTACCGGATGGCTTGGCGTATGTTGCGAGTTGGGTTGATCTAAAGTTCAATACCTGTTTTCAACTCATGGAAACCGATAACGAGAATTTGTTTGATGAATGGATTCGCCATTGGCAAGACCTCGCCGAGTTTGAAATCGTTGCGGTGCGCACTTCTGCCGAAGCCTTTGAAGTCATCGCCCCGCGTCTGTGA
- a CDS encoding TIGR00266 family protein, with amino-acid sequence MNCPKCSAMVPDGYKFCVNCGNPMATTTAPVGSQPPATPPAEQPPQASYPQPPYDPAAYQQQQGQYGYPPQGGQQGYDPNQYGYGQQGYGQQGGQQGYGQQGYDPAAYQQQQQQYQQQGYGQQGSQQGSAHGIHIDADGRGSGRGYSYEILHQPAFSLAVVQLQAEQSILAEAGAMVSMSANVELQSQMKGGMMGALKRMVGGESAFVSTFTARGGPGEVAFAPGAPGDIAALELNNQAFYVQSSSYMAGDASLTVDTKWGGAKSFFGGEGLFVLQVYGTGLLLVSSYGAIHRKRLAPGERYVVDTGHLVAWEGTTQYQLRKAAAGFFRSLVSGEGIVAEFMGPGEILIQTRNLAALAGILKPFFPSQGGGGGGFNMSFGS; translated from the coding sequence ATGAATTGTCCGAAATGCAGCGCAATGGTTCCCGATGGTTATAAATTCTGCGTCAATTGCGGCAACCCGATGGCGACAACGACTGCGCCGGTTGGTTCGCAACCGCCGGCAACGCCACCCGCAGAGCAACCTCCGCAAGCGAGCTATCCGCAACCGCCTTATGACCCGGCGGCTTATCAACAACAGCAAGGTCAATACGGCTATCCACCGCAAGGCGGACAACAGGGCTACGACCCGAACCAGTATGGCTACGGGCAACAGGGCTATGGACAACAGGGCGGACAGCAGGGTTACGGGCAACAAGGATATGACCCGGCGGCTTATCAACAGCAGCAACAACAGTATCAGCAACAGGGTTACGGACAACAAGGCAGTCAGCAAGGAAGCGCTCACGGCATTCACATTGACGCCGATGGTCGCGGCAGCGGACGCGGTTACAGTTACGAGATATTGCATCAACCGGCGTTTTCGCTTGCGGTCGTACAACTCCAAGCCGAACAATCCATCCTCGCCGAAGCGGGCGCGATGGTTTCCATGTCCGCCAATGTCGAATTGCAATCGCAGATGAAAGGCGGAATGATGGGCGCATTAAAACGCATGGTCGGCGGTGAATCGGCATTCGTTTCAACCTTCACCGCAAGAGGCGGCCCCGGCGAAGTGGCGTTTGCACCGGGCGCACCCGGCGACATCGCGGCGCTGGAACTCAACAATCAGGCGTTTTATGTGCAGTCGAGTTCTTACATGGCTGGCGATGCCAGTTTGACCGTCGACACCAAATGGGGCGGCGCAAAATCGTTTTTCGGCGGCGAAGGGTTGTTTGTTTTGCAGGTCTATGGAACGGGACTTTTGCTGGTCTCTTCATACGGCGCGATTCATCGCAAACGGCTTGCGCCCGGCGAACGTTACGTCGTTGACACCGGACATCTGGTCGCCTGGGAAGGCACAACGCAATATCAACTGAGAAAAGCGGCGGCGGGATTTTTCCGAAGCCTGGTGAGCGGCGAAGGCATCGTCGCGGAATTTATGGGACCCGGCGAAATCTTGATTCAAACGCGGAACCTGGCGGCGCTCGCAGGCATTTTGAAACCCTTCTTCCCGTCACAAGGCGGCGGTGGCGGCGGCTTCAATATGAGTTTCGGTTCATAG
- a CDS encoding TonB-dependent receptor: protein MKKVQAAIVRLLFICLLAATTFAQQAATATLSGRVLDPQGAVIVDAQITATQKATGLKRETKTNDEGLFTISNVPPGDYEVTIQSPNFRTKTYEAVMVQVGQSVSLDTTLAVGEVVADPLTLIASPVIEIDRTTSVVDGVIGKRVIENLPLNGRNFLELALLIPGNSPAPNFDPTKTNTVSISSAGQLGRGGNVTVDGADNNDDVVGGTLINISQEAVQEFQIATNRFSAELGRSGSSIINIVTKGGENDFHGSASFFFRDRNLQGLPATFDRSNPDPPFDREQFAAAAGGAIIKDKLFWFGAYEYRNQDGAVLVGERDTATRTIRRNFADAPLNDLLATARGDWAVSNSDRLGFRYSLERAEDTTASTLIRAIGSASQRQASSNHYQSFVTSWEKIISPPLLNNFRFSNTNFINKTLPVAVSPQFTFPSLQDGSSFRVPQQTRMNRLQFADTFSIVKGAHTLHIGGEFQRIDADFDLGVFQQGRIEFVQDFPDFDHNGDGRVDDNDLLFAVTLRSATPERALVLPESDNNYFAAFVQDNWHIHPQFTLNLGLRYELDTDVKNVSRVDELNPLILPFLSGKRERDKNNFAPRVGFNWSTRDGRTSIHGGYGIYYDRVTIEIQSLERGLDGRALAIEVRAGNVFFIDPNTGRFPPIAPNIQNPFTGFILPGAGAGGINIIDNRLQNPMVQQSNIGIERQLGSDFAVRADYLHNFGTHFIIGRAIGTVFNPVVGGPDRVVNLESSVKTKYDGLLLSFEKGFSHHYQFRASYTLSKAFNYANDDQIPFANGPLYPQNLGLEYAPTPNDQRHRFTFSGVFGLPLGLQLSPIWTVASGVPMDILLPDGSSRLPLLQRNAGGRLFHTGRELNDFIAQVNAGGGVNGQPLPFVSDDARFNDSFNSFDVRLTKAFRLGERVRFEPMIEVFNLFNVTNILGVSNVNYSGFANTLTRDSDNPASPGFLRSSNFGRAVTTAGGVFGSGGARAFQLAARFSF, encoded by the coding sequence ATGAAAAAAGTACAAGCGGCGATTGTCCGTTTGCTGTTTATCTGTTTGCTTGCCGCCACCACCTTCGCACAACAAGCCGCAACCGCTACGCTCAGCGGTCGCGTCCTTGACCCGCAAGGCGCGGTCATCGTTGACGCGCAAATTACCGCTACCCAAAAAGCCACAGGCTTGAAGCGCGAAACGAAAACCAATGACGAAGGACTTTTCACCATCAGCAATGTGCCGCCGGGCGATTACGAAGTAACCATTCAATCGCCAAATTTTCGGACAAAAACGTATGAGGCGGTGATGGTTCAAGTCGGACAAAGTGTTTCGCTGGATACCACACTTGCGGTCGGAGAAGTTGTTGCTGACCCTTTAACCTTGATTGCTTCCCCAGTCATTGAAATTGATAGAACTACATCTGTCGTTGATGGCGTCATCGGTAAACGGGTGATTGAAAATCTGCCGCTCAATGGTCGTAACTTTCTCGAACTGGCATTGCTGATTCCCGGCAATTCGCCCGCGCCCAATTTCGACCCGACGAAAACCAACACGGTGTCGATTTCATCGGCAGGGCAACTCGGTCGCGGCGGCAACGTCACGGTTGATGGCGCGGACAACAATGATGATGTGGTCGGCGGCACGCTCATCAACATCTCGCAGGAAGCCGTGCAGGAATTTCAAATCGCCACCAATCGCTTTTCAGCGGAACTCGGTCGTTCGGGTTCATCCATCATCAACATCGTGACCAAAGGCGGGGAGAACGATTTTCATGGCTCGGCATCATTCTTCTTTCGTGACCGCAATCTGCAAGGTTTGCCCGCGACTTTTGACCGCAGCAACCCCGACCCGCCGTTTGACCGCGAACAATTCGCAGCGGCAGCGGGCGGCGCAATCATTAAAGATAAACTTTTCTGGTTCGGCGCTTATGAATATCGCAATCAGGACGGCGCGGTACTGGTCGGCGAACGCGACACCGCAACCCGCACCATCAGGCGCAATTTTGCAGACGCGCCGCTCAATGATTTGCTGGCAACCGCGCGCGGCGACTGGGCAGTTTCCAACAGTGACCGATTGGGCTTTCGTTATTCACTCGAACGCGCCGAAGACACCACCGCGAGCACCTTGATTCGCGCCATCGGCAGCGCCTCGCAAAGACAGGCAAGCAGCAATCATTATCAATCGTTCGTGACCAGTTGGGAGAAAATTATTTCGCCGCCGCTTTTAAATAATTTCCGGTTCAGCAATACCAATTTCATCAACAAGACTCTGCCGGTCGCCGTCAGCCCGCAATTTACTTTTCCGAGTTTGCAGGACGGTTCATCGTTTCGTGTGCCCCAACAAACCCGCATGAATCGTTTGCAATTTGCCGATACTTTTTCCATTGTCAAAGGCGCGCACACCTTGCATATCGGCGGCGAATTTCAACGCATTGATGCGGATTTCGACCTCGGCGTTTTTCAACAGGGGCGCATCGAATTTGTTCAGGATTTCCCCGATTTCGACCACAACGGCGATGGGCGTGTGGATGATAACGATTTGCTCTTTGCGGTGACGCTGCGCAGCGCAACGCCCGAGCGCGCGTTGGTGCTTCCCGAAAGCGATAACAACTATTTCGCGGCATTCGTGCAGGACAACTGGCACATCCATCCGCAATTCACCTTGAATCTCGGCTTGCGTTATGAACTCGACACCGATGTGAAAAACGTCAGCCGCGTGGATGAACTCAATCCCCTCATACTTCCGTTTTTAAGCGGCAAGCGTGAACGCGACAAAAATAATTTTGCGCCGCGTGTTGGTTTTAATTGGTCAACCAGGGATGGACGCACCAGCATTCACGGCGGCTATGGCATCTATTACGACCGCGTGACCATTGAGATTCAATCGCTTGAACGCGGGCTTGACGGGCGCGCGCTCGCCATTGAAGTTCGCGCCGGCAATGTCTTTTTCATCGACCCCAACACCGGGCGTTTTCCGCCCATCGCGCCCAATATTCAAAACCCGTTTACCGGATTTATTCTGCCGGGCGCAGGCGCAGGCGGCATTAACATTATCGATAACCGCTTGCAAAACCCGATGGTGCAACAGAGCAACATCGGCATTGAGCGCCAGTTGGGCAGCGATTTCGCGGTGCGCGCCGATTACCTGCATAACTTTGGCACACACTTCATCATCGGTCGCGCCATCGGTACGGTTTTCAATCCCGTGGTTGGCGGTCCCGATAGAGTGGTCAATCTCGAATCAAGCGTTAAAACAAAATACGACGGCTTGCTGCTCAGTTTTGAAAAAGGCTTTTCGCATCATTATCAATTCCGCGCTTCTTACACTTTGTCGAAAGCCTTCAATTACGCCAATGACGATCAGATTCCCTTCGCCAATGGCCCGCTCTATCCGCAGAATTTAGGATTGGAATATGCGCCGACGCCCAATGACCAGCGCCATCGCTTCACCTTTTCGGGCGTGTTCGGATTGCCTTTAGGATTGCAGCTTTCACCGATTTGGACGGTGGCTTCGGGCGTGCCGATGGATATTCTGTTGCCCGATGGCAGCTCGCGCCTTCCGCTTCTGCAACGCAATGCCGGAGGTCGTCTGTTTCACACGGGCAGAGAGTTGAATGATTTCATCGCCCAAGTGAATGCAGGCGGGGGCGTCAACGGACAGCCGTTGCCGTTCGTAAGTGACGATGCGCGATTCAACGATAGTTTCAATTCGTTTGACGTGCGACTGACAAAAGCCTTTCGCTTGGGTGAGCGTGTTCGCTTTGAACCGATGATTGAAGTTTTCAATCTGTTCAACGTCACGAATATTTTGGGCGTATCGAATGTCAATTATTCGGGATTTGCGAATACCTTGACGCGCGACAGCGATAATCCCGCAAGTCCCGGATTTTTGCGGTCGTCGAATTTCGGGCGCGCTGTGACCACGGCGGGCGGCGTATTCGGTTCGGGTGGCGCGCGGGCTTTTCAATTGGCAGCGCGATTTTCGTTTTGA
- a CDS encoding SDR family oxidoreductase, which translates to MDLGLTNKVALVAAASRGLGRAVAEELAQEGASLILCARGEKLLEETCEAIERKTNVQVIGIAADLSITTEVERVVSLGLERFNRIDILVTNVGGPPAGQFETLSPQMWEDATRLLLTSVLDLTRLTLPQMKARGWGRILNITSIAVKQPVANLMLSNSLRAAVTGFARTLANEVATFGITVNNILPGYTRTERVEQLAQAVAAKDGVTPEEVYARWEAEIPMKRIGEPREFAALAAFLVSERASYITGSSIAVDGGWIRSLL; encoded by the coding sequence ATGGATTTGGGACTCACAAACAAAGTCGCGTTAGTTGCCGCCGCCAGTCGCGGACTCGGACGCGCGGTTGCCGAAGAACTCGCGCAGGAAGGCGCATCGCTCATTTTATGCGCGCGCGGCGAAAAATTGCTTGAGGAAACCTGCGAAGCGATTGAGCGAAAAACTAATGTGCAAGTTATTGGTATCGCCGCAGACCTCTCCATAACGACAGAAGTTGAGCGCGTTGTCAGTCTTGGGCTTGAACGCTTCAACCGGATTGATATTTTGGTCACCAATGTTGGCGGTCCGCCTGCGGGTCAGTTTGAAACACTTTCGCCGCAGATGTGGGAAGACGCGACGCGATTATTACTCACCAGCGTGTTGGATTTAACCCGGCTCACCTTGCCACAAATGAAAGCCCGTGGCTGGGGGCGCATCCTGAACATCACGTCGATTGCCGTCAAACAACCGGTGGCAAATTTGATGTTGTCGAACAGTTTGCGCGCCGCCGTTACAGGCTTTGCGCGAACCCTGGCGAATGAAGTCGCGACCTTCGGCATCACCGTGAATAACATCCTGCCCGGCTATACGCGAACCGAGCGCGTCGAACAACTCGCTCAGGCGGTTGCTGCAAAAGATGGGGTCACGCCCGAAGAAGTTTATGCCCGTTGGGAAGCCGAAATCCCGATGAAGCGGATTGGCGAACCACGCGAGTTCGCCGCGCTTGCTGCCTTCTTGGTATCCGAACGCGCCAGTTATATCACCGGCTCGTCGATTGCCGTCGATGGCGGCTGGATTCGTTCGTTGTTGTGA
- a CDS encoding DUF427 domain-containing protein, with the protein MKAKWNGVTLAESDDTVVVEGNHYFPAESINKEYFQPSNTHSTCPWKGEASYYNVVVNGEVNKDAAWYYPQPKDAAAEIKDHVAFWRGVVVE; encoded by the coding sequence ATGAAAGCGAAATGGAATGGTGTAACGTTAGCCGAAAGCGATGACACGGTGGTGGTCGAAGGCAATCATTATTTTCCTGCTGAATCCATCAATAAAGAATATTTCCAACCGAGCAACACGCACAGCACCTGTCCCTGGAAAGGCGAAGCGAGTTATTACAATGTCGTGGTGAACGGCGAAGTCAACAAAGATGCCGCGTGGTATTACCCGCAACCGAAAGACGCCGCCGCTGAAATCAAAGACCACGTGGCATTCTGGCGCGGCGTAGTTGTCGAATAA